Genomic segment of Nostoc sp. TCL240-02:
GCCTACGCTGAAAATTCCTTCAGCATCTAGTGCGACTGGCTTATTCCGACTCAGCGCGACTAACCAAACTGGATGCGTGGCTTATCTATCTGTGGCGCGTGAATTACCACAAAGAAAAGCTCGTGGGCAAAGTTGCTATCGCTCAACCGATACTCTAGTAAAACAAACTGGGTTAAAGATAAGTCAACTCTCTAAAAAACCTCCATTTGCGGGTCGCTGGCCTACTCCCAACCCCCTTGAGATTGTCGTTACCTTACGTCAGCCAGAAGATAATCCTGATGATCTAGCTGCCCTTGTGGAATCATTGCGTTATGGCTTTGGTCACTATAGCGATTGGACAGGTTTGCCTGCTCCCCTATTTTTTGAGCGTGTTGTACGTGACTATATTAGTGATTTTGCGATCGCAGATGAGGACATTGAATCAGAGCAAGATTAAATATGCAGCCAGTGTAGAAAGAGGCTACTAGTTTATTTACAATCAAACTCGCACAAAGATGACTGTTAGAATGCATCCCGACGCATTGGCATTGCAAAGGCACGCATTAACAATGCGGTCGATTATACCAATTTGAAAAAAGAATGCGACAAATAGACCATTTGTAGAGACGCGATGAATCGCGTCTTTACCCAAAGATGTGTTGCAATCATTAATCGAATTGGTATTAGCATTACAAGGGATTGCCAAATTTAATTCGCTACGAATTTAATGAAATGCTGTACTTAACAAGCCAAGGTTAGGACTGCAACCTAAAACTTGAGTTTATTGAGCTTAGTGAAACCCCAAAACAAGCCCAAAAGCTGGCAAAAATAGTGTGATTGACATAGAGATATTAAGCAGCAATTGGGAAAGGAAACTACTACCTTGAATTGGGTATAACCCGTATGGTATATAGCTTCAAGTCACTTTTCTAGATTTTACAATATAAGTAAGAGATAAAAATAACGCTTCAATTGTATGAAAATACTCTCATCAGAACTAGTTCATTTGGGATTTGGCAAATATGTGCGTTCTGACCAAGTGACAGCAGTTATACCAATAGAAGAGGAGCGAGGCCCAGGGCGACGAACCTTTGTTCACGTTCAAGGGCAAAACGATCCAATTATCGCCTCTCGCGCTGAAGATACCATCGTGCGTGATTTAGTACAGGAACCACGCGAAGTTACCCAAGCACGTCAGCAGCAGGAAATTCTTCAAGATTTATTGGTTAATTTAGGTAATGTTAATTCGACTGTGCGCCGAATTAACCGTGATGAAGGCAGTTTGGATCTGGATTTGTTAGAGCGACGAATTAAGCAAGTACTGGAAAATTAATTGCAAAAATCAGCAAACTAAATAACGGAGAAAGATATTGCTGAATACCATTACAGACCAAGTTTCAGTATCAGAGACACAAACAAAATCGCCAAGGTTGTGGATACCTGAACGGGTACTGTTTACACCTGCTGCCCTAGATGAGGATTGGGGGCAGCAGATTCTTAAACGTGTGCAGTCACTCAACTTACCAATAGAAGAACTATCACAGAACCGCCTGAAGGGTCTACGCGGTGAGTCTGAGCATGATACTTATAATATTGCCAAGCGTACCTTAGCGGTGGTTACTGCACCACCCAGTTCTTTTAAGCTGAGTCCCATCCCACCCTCTGCGGATTGGCAGTTTCACCTTGCCGAAGGTTGTCCGGCTCACTGTCAATACTGCTACCTAGCGGGTAGCTTGTCGGGGCCACCTGTGATCCGCGCTTTTGCCAACTTACCGCAGATATTAGAGAACTTAGCTAACTACGAACAACAGGGGAAAACCACAAGTTTTGAAGTTAGCTGTTACACAGACCCATTGGGTATTGAGCATTTGACTGGAAGTCTTGCTGAATGTATCAGTTACTTTGGCACTCGTACCAATGCACATCTACGTTGGGTATCTAAGTTTGATGCTGTGGATGGATTACTCGATTTACCACACAATGGAAATACCCGCTGCCGGATGAGCGTTAATGCTACACCGATTTCTGGTAAGTTTGAAGGTGGCACGGCATCCGTAGCATCCAGACTGAATGCATTGCGACGGTTGGCGTCACCACAAGAGCATGGCGGTGGCGGTTATCCAGTAGGTTTGGTTATTGCGCCAATTATGCCGATAGATGATTGGCAGACGCACTATAGTCATTTGTTTGACCAGATAAACGAGGCACTGGATTTTGACTGTAATCTTACCTTTGAGTTAATCTCGCATCGTTTCACACCTGGGTCAAAAGAAGTGTTACAAACTTGGTATCCGCAATCCAAATTAGAGATGGATGAGGCAAAACGCAGTGTCAAGCGTAATAAGTTTGGTGGGACGAAATACGTTTACGATAAGGACACAATGAAGGCGTTGCGTAGCTTTTTTGAGAGTGAAATTAGTAGGCGCTTTCCAAATGCTGAAATTCTTTATTGGACTTAGTACAGCATTTCATGAATTCGTAGCGAATTAAATTGCCCCTACCATGTGTAGTTTTGCGTAAGTCCTAAGAGGCTGTAATTATTGAGTAAGAGAGCGATCGCAGAATAATATATCACTCTAAATAATTTTTAGTCGCTTCCGGTAGTTCTAAGGTTTCTCAAATCTAACAAGAAGCAAAATTTCCTTGTTAAAGGCAAGCAAACTGACACTTTGATTGTTTCGCTGGGTTGAGCTACGCCTACGCAAAGCCGCATAATTTTGGCAGACGACAGGCGGCGTTATACATTAATAAGTGTATCTGCAATACCGGACTTGTTCTGGCTTAGTCTCAATAGCAAAGGTTTGGAGATGTTTACTTTATCAGAAACTTCTATCCTAGCGGCAATCCTACTGGTAGCTTTAGGCATTTTGGGCTGGGGCTTTTATCGCGCCAGACCTTTTGGTAAACTGGGAATCTTAGCCTGGTTACAGTCGGT
This window contains:
- a CDS encoding spore photoproduct lyase family protein, whose translation is MPERVLFTPAALDEDWGQQILKRVQSLNLPIEELSQNRLKGLRGESEHDTYNIAKRTLAVVTAPPSSFKLSPIPPSADWQFHLAEGCPAHCQYCYLAGSLSGPPVIRAFANLPQILENLANYEQQGKTTSFEVSCYTDPLGIEHLTGSLAECISYFGTRTNAHLRWVSKFDAVDGLLDLPHNGNTRCRMSVNATPISGKFEGGTASVASRLNALRRLASPQEHGGGGYPVGLVIAPIMPIDDWQTHYSHLFDQINEALDFDCNLTFELISHRFTPGSKEVLQTWYPQSKLEMDEAKRSVKRNKFGGTKYVYDKDTMKALRSFFESEISRRFPNAEILYWT